Proteins from a genomic interval of Diaphorobacter sp. HDW4A:
- the msrA gene encoding peptide-methionine (S)-S-oxide reductase MsrA — protein MSNEQDIILGGGCFWCTEAVFDRVNGVTDVESGYANGLVDHPTYEQICDGDTGHAEVVKLRYDPAVISLRQILEIFFATHDPTTLNRQGNDVGTQYRSAIYYTNDEQKQVIDDLLREIGQDKLFGVPVVTEVEPVKSYWPAEEYHQDYFLQHPNQGYCAFVVGPKVDKFRKTFSQHLKSGA, from the coding sequence ATGAGCAACGAACAAGACATCATTCTGGGCGGTGGCTGTTTCTGGTGCACGGAAGCCGTGTTCGACCGGGTGAACGGCGTGACCGATGTCGAAAGCGGCTACGCCAATGGGCTGGTCGATCATCCAACCTACGAGCAGATCTGCGATGGTGATACGGGCCACGCCGAAGTCGTGAAGCTGCGCTACGACCCGGCCGTGATCAGCCTGCGCCAGATTCTGGAGATCTTCTTCGCGACCCACGACCCGACCACGCTCAATCGACAGGGCAATGACGTGGGGACGCAGTATCGCAGCGCGATCTACTACACCAACGATGAGCAAAAACAGGTGATCGACGATCTGCTGCGCGAGATCGGGCAGGACAAGCTCTTCGGCGTGCCGGTCGTCACTGAGGTGGAGCCGGTGAAGAGCTATTGGCCGGCTGAGGAATATCATCAGGACTACTTCCTGCAGCACCCCAATCAGGGCTACTGCGCGTTTGTTGTAGGCCCCAAGGTCGACAAGTTCCGCAAGACGTTTTCACAGCACTTGAAGTCTGGAGCCTGA
- a CDS encoding protein-L-isoaspartate O-methyltransferase: MNMPLNTPADTTNLVEQARFNMIEQQIRPWRVLAEDVLDLMTEVRREEFAPVAYRSMAFMDIEIPLNASVEEAERTGQMMLPPRVEARMLQDAAVKSTDRVLEIGTGSGYMAALLGRSGSQVLSLEINADLVEFAKENLSSAGITNVDVRMADGSRDLSADGPFDVIMVSGSIAEVPKNLLALLTEGGRLVAVVGQEPMMRTTVVTRKGSSFEVKEPWDIVVPRLLNFPEPSAFKF, encoded by the coding sequence ATGAACATGCCTTTGAACACGCCCGCCGACACCACCAACCTCGTGGAACAGGCTCGCTTCAACATGATTGAGCAGCAGATCCGCCCGTGGCGCGTGCTGGCCGAGGACGTACTCGACCTGATGACGGAAGTGCGCCGCGAAGAATTTGCGCCTGTCGCATACCGCTCCATGGCGTTCATGGACATCGAGATTCCCCTGAACGCGTCGGTCGAAGAAGCCGAGCGCACTGGTCAAATGATGCTGCCTCCGCGCGTCGAGGCCCGCATGCTGCAAGACGCAGCGGTCAAGTCCACAGACCGCGTGCTCGAAATCGGCACCGGCTCCGGCTACATGGCCGCCCTGCTCGGCCGCAGCGGCTCGCAGGTACTTTCGCTTGAAATCAACGCCGATCTGGTCGAATTCGCCAAGGAAAACCTGAGCTCGGCTGGCATCACCAATGTCGATGTCCGCATGGCCGATGGCTCGCGCGATCTGAGCGCGGACGGCCCGTTTGATGTGATCATGGTCAGCGGTTCCATCGCCGAAGTGCCCAAGAACCTGCTCGCACTGCTCACCGAAGGCGGCCGTCTCGTGGCCGTCGTGGGTCAGGAACCCATGATGCGCACCACCGTCGTCACCCGCAAGGGCAGTAGCTTCGAAGTGAAGGAGCCGTGGGACATCGTCGTGCCGCGCCTGCTGAACTTCCCAGAACCCTCGGCGTTCAAGTTTTAA
- a CDS encoding quinone-dependent dihydroorotate dehydrogenase, with protein sequence MSLLPYAFARPILFNMDPEKAHEFTMDMLAKGQRTPLSWAWCNPMVSDPIELAGLKFPNRVGMAAGLDKNARVIDGLAAMGFGFVEVGTVTPKGQPGNPKPRMFRLPQANALINRLGFNNEGLEAFIANVKKSQTRAQGKPMLLGLNIGKNAATPMESATSDYLICLEGVYPHADYVTVNISSPNTKNLRELQSDEALDALLFAIAERREKLAAQHGRRVPIFVKIAPDLDEDQIRLIAATLKRQGMDGVIATNTTISRDAVKGMQHSEETGGLSGAPVLEASNRVISQLRAQLGRGYPIIGVGGVMSAQDAVSKIRAGADVVQIYTGLIYKGPELVGQAAQAIKGMKR encoded by the coding sequence ATGTCTTTACTACCCTACGCTTTCGCTCGCCCAATTCTCTTCAACATGGACCCGGAAAAGGCCCATGAATTCACGATGGACATGCTGGCCAAGGGCCAGCGCACACCGCTGTCGTGGGCATGGTGCAACCCGATGGTGAGCGATCCCATTGAACTCGCAGGATTGAAGTTCCCCAACCGCGTGGGCATGGCCGCCGGTCTGGACAAGAACGCCCGCGTGATCGACGGACTTGCCGCGATGGGCTTCGGCTTTGTCGAAGTCGGCACCGTGACACCCAAGGGCCAACCCGGCAACCCCAAGCCGCGCATGTTCCGCCTGCCACAGGCCAACGCGCTGATCAACCGCCTTGGCTTCAACAACGAAGGGCTGGAAGCATTCATCGCCAACGTGAAGAAGTCGCAGACCCGCGCCCAGGGCAAGCCCATGCTGCTAGGCCTGAACATCGGCAAGAACGCGGCCACGCCAATGGAGAGCGCGACTAGCGACTACCTGATCTGTCTTGAAGGCGTGTATCCGCATGCCGACTACGTGACGGTCAACATCAGCTCCCCTAACACCAAGAATCTGCGCGAGCTGCAGAGTGACGAAGCGCTCGACGCCCTGCTCTTCGCCATCGCCGAGCGCCGCGAAAAACTCGCCGCCCAGCACGGCCGCCGCGTGCCGATCTTCGTGAAGATCGCGCCCGATCTGGACGAGGACCAAATTCGCCTGATCGCCGCGACGCTCAAGCGCCAGGGCATGGATGGCGTGATTGCCACCAACACCACGATCAGCCGCGATGCGGTCAAGGGGATGCAGCACAGTGAGGAGACTGGGGGGCTGAGTGGCGCTCCAGTGCTGGAGGCCAGCAATCGGGTGATTTCGCAACTGCGGGCGCAGTTGGGCCGTGGGTATCCCATCATTGGAGTCGGCGGCGTCATGAGTGCCCAAGACGCCGTCAGCAAGATTCGCGCGGGGGCCGATGTGGTGCAGATCTATACCGGTTTGATCTACAAAGGCCCCGAGCTCGTCGGCCAAGCTGCTCAGGCCATCAAGGGTATGAAGCGCTGA
- a CDS encoding DUF5979 domain-containing protein codes for MAPISNQNEMAHQVANIRISDKASYAPLARRLSRGIWVLAAGVVWASTSGITHAQTTAPIKHVLLIGDTSTYSPIGPTNTDNRSLDYFNAAKAQLSAVSNVQLDTIEHLEPLDATHNPSPTSLTPAQLRMGDGSKYDAIIVMATYKGIEAGNRAVIEQSIINGDAKSFFLFPDECSSCASNVQDISVPWVNAITNWNVSAGISPGNNNVSSYADLNTSPAAQSLSSSFGSVNPLFVWDYKAINGVPEANVLYMPREYPLASSTQNGIVNNVAALIVPRSPTEAHACVFVISDVNTWYVGANQTVTNPNLAGALIDAANSASCSGGLEGAIQIQKTLTLPAGQAGPIHAQFFATCDKPQAGSVFASTSTALNAGTQNITISNLPDGAQCTISEQMDAAPAGFQWTQTLPTSPATVIAAQTVNVAVTNVLTPIAPATGSIRVNKTMALSGQIASTTMRFKATCDLPNAASSYESSDLVMQIDGTQSTDITSIPAGAQCTVSETLSAPPTGFYWQQNVPTTPVSVSAGTAVPFDITNTLQPLASNTGAIRVIKNLTVPAEVTSSFDLRFSADCGSAVYASAPLTMTGNGQQWVDIPNVPVGAQCTVSETLPTAPINYAWLIVPNQSATVTDPKTGTVSVTFNNQLTRGSGTIRIQKQLVVPTGVQGPFAMQFSANCSNVAAQPPPVTLTMSASGAQSVDMPGVPAGATCAISEQLPSAPVGMAWAVPGITPQSVTVPDNASVVVDVANEMKVSPPVVTDPPSPTPVPSLGPLALGGLSMALAGLGALRQRRQRITAARQGPR; via the coding sequence ATGGCGCCGATCTCCAACCAGAACGAAATGGCGCATCAGGTGGCAAACATACGCATTTCCGACAAGGCTTCGTACGCGCCACTCGCGCGCCGTCTGTCCCGTGGCATCTGGGTGTTGGCGGCTGGAGTCGTGTGGGCCAGCACCTCTGGAATAACACATGCACAGACAACGGCTCCCATCAAGCATGTGCTTCTGATTGGTGATACCAGTACCTACAGTCCGATTGGCCCGACCAATACCGACAACCGCAGTCTCGACTATTTCAACGCAGCCAAGGCGCAACTGAGCGCTGTGAGCAATGTCCAGCTCGACACCATCGAGCATCTGGAACCGCTGGATGCAACGCACAACCCTTCGCCCACCTCTCTCACTCCGGCCCAGTTGCGGATGGGCGACGGCTCCAAATACGACGCCATCATCGTGATGGCGACCTACAAGGGGATCGAAGCGGGCAACCGCGCTGTCATCGAACAATCCATCATCAACGGCGATGCCAAGTCGTTCTTTCTATTTCCTGACGAGTGCTCGTCATGCGCCAGCAACGTGCAGGACATCTCCGTTCCGTGGGTCAATGCCATCACGAATTGGAATGTTTCCGCGGGCATCAGTCCGGGCAACAACAACGTCAGTTCCTACGCTGACCTCAATACATCTCCAGCAGCACAGAGTCTCAGCAGTTCATTCGGGAGCGTCAACCCGCTGTTCGTCTGGGACTACAAGGCGATCAACGGGGTGCCCGAAGCCAATGTGCTCTATATGCCACGCGAATACCCACTTGCCAGCAGCACGCAGAACGGCATCGTCAACAACGTGGCTGCACTTATCGTGCCGCGCTCGCCGACCGAGGCCCATGCGTGCGTATTCGTCATCAGCGATGTCAACACCTGGTACGTGGGTGCGAATCAGACGGTCACCAATCCCAATCTGGCCGGCGCACTGATCGATGCCGCCAACAGCGCCAGTTGCTCTGGTGGACTCGAAGGGGCTATCCAGATCCAGAAGACGTTGACTCTGCCGGCGGGACAGGCAGGGCCGATTCACGCGCAGTTCTTCGCTACCTGCGACAAGCCTCAGGCGGGTTCAGTCTTCGCATCCACGAGCACCGCGCTGAACGCCGGCACACAGAACATCACCATCTCCAACTTGCCCGATGGTGCGCAGTGCACGATCTCGGAGCAGATGGACGCCGCGCCTGCAGGCTTTCAATGGACGCAGACGCTGCCCACCTCCCCCGCCACCGTCATAGCAGCGCAGACCGTCAATGTTGCAGTGACCAACGTGCTCACTCCAATTGCCCCGGCCACCGGTAGCATTCGCGTGAACAAGACCATGGCGCTGAGCGGGCAGATCGCCTCGACGACCATGCGCTTCAAAGCCACCTGCGACCTACCCAATGCCGCAAGCAGCTACGAGTCGTCCGATCTGGTGATGCAAATCGATGGCACACAAAGCACTGACATCACGAGCATCCCCGCAGGCGCTCAGTGCACGGTCAGCGAAACGCTGTCCGCGCCGCCCACCGGCTTCTACTGGCAACAGAACGTGCCGACCACCCCCGTATCGGTGAGCGCAGGCACGGCCGTTCCCTTTGACATCACCAACACGCTCCAGCCACTGGCCAGCAACACCGGGGCAATTCGCGTGATCAAAAACCTCACGGTGCCAGCCGAAGTGACGAGCAGTTTCGACCTGCGGTTTTCTGCGGATTGCGGCAGCGCCGTCTATGCCTCCGCGCCACTCACGATGACTGGAAACGGCCAGCAGTGGGTGGATATTCCGAATGTGCCCGTCGGCGCGCAATGCACGGTAAGCGAGACGCTTCCCACCGCGCCCATCAACTATGCCTGGTTGATCGTTCCCAACCAGTCAGCCACTGTGACTGATCCGAAAACAGGAACGGTCTCGGTCACGTTCAACAACCAACTCACTCGCGGCAGCGGCACCATCCGCATTCAGAAGCAGCTCGTTGTACCGACAGGTGTTCAAGGGCCGTTCGCGATGCAATTCAGCGCAAATTGCAGCAACGTTGCAGCACAACCCCCCCCTGTCACGCTGACTATGAGCGCAAGCGGTGCTCAGTCGGTCGACATGCCGGGCGTGCCCGCAGGTGCGACCTGTGCAATCAGCGAGCAATTGCCGAGCGCACCTGTTGGCATGGCATGGGCAGTGCCCGGCATCACGCCACAATCGGTCACCGTGCCGGACAACGCAAGCGTCGTGGTGGATGTCGCCAACGAAATGAAGGTGTCACCTCCGGTCGTGACCGATCCACCCTCACCGACGCCCGTGCCTTCACTCGGACCACTGGCCTTGGGCGGCCTCTCCATGGCTTTGGCGGGCCTTGGCGCGCTGCGGCAGCGCCGCCAGCGCATAACCGCAGCGCGCCAAGGCCCGCGCTGA
- a CDS encoding TonB-dependent receptor domain-containing protein, translated as MFTAGAGVVHAEGSEPTAALPEITVSSSGLALGVSDMTTPVSVIEGDTLVRSRAATLGETLEGEPGITSSHFGAGASRPVIRGMDGPRVKVLSDGSEIQDASTISPDHAVASEPMLATQIEVLRGPSALIYGAGAVGGVVNVLDNKIPTAIPEKGVEGSAEVRYGSGANEKAGAVSLTGGAGNIAAHVEISGRNAGDYDIGNGWSGGASVPGSFNRTSGGSLGLSWIGSQGYLGFSVTQQNAKYGLPGHNHDIEGCHPHGDHLHCGSHDGHEHEHEEHAAGDVPVVDMRSNRLDVRGELRNPFAGFSVIRMRGGLTDYRHDEIEDGAIGTTFKNKAYDLRVEAEHQPIAGWKGVLGVQTSQRKFSAVGEEAYVQPTLTRKTGLFLLEEYRIDNWRFEAALRHDRQTAEAEDSQIERSHNGTSLSLGTVWRFQPGYAAGLTYSRASRAPTAEELYARGLHMATATYEIGNTDLRNEVSNNFDLSLRKTSGPTTFDVTAYRNRIKGYIYGQTLDAQEGVQLLQYSQRDATFTGVEAKVRQQLHKALGLTVFGDVVRAKLDDGSNLPRMAPARLGVRLDTQWREWDGNVEWVQVARQSRVAEFESQTPGYGMLNVGVAYNGGRGTQHEWQVYLKARNLTNRLAYSATSFIKDAAPLMGRNVVLGMRVSF; from the coding sequence ATGTTCACCGCCGGCGCTGGTGTAGTCCATGCAGAGGGATCCGAGCCCACTGCTGCGCTGCCCGAGATCACCGTCTCATCGAGTGGGCTCGCGCTCGGTGTGTCCGACATGACCACACCTGTCAGCGTGATCGAAGGTGATACGCTGGTGCGCAGCCGCGCGGCTACGCTCGGTGAAACGCTGGAGGGCGAGCCGGGCATCACCAGCAGCCATTTCGGCGCGGGTGCGAGCCGTCCCGTCATTCGAGGCATGGATGGTCCGCGCGTGAAGGTGCTCTCCGACGGTTCAGAGATACAGGACGCCTCGACCATAAGCCCGGATCATGCGGTTGCATCCGAGCCCATGCTGGCAACGCAGATCGAGGTGCTGCGCGGACCATCGGCGCTGATCTATGGCGCGGGCGCGGTCGGCGGCGTGGTCAATGTGCTTGACAACAAGATTCCCACCGCGATTCCAGAGAAAGGCGTTGAAGGCAGTGCGGAAGTCCGCTACGGTTCGGGTGCGAACGAGAAGGCGGGCGCCGTCTCGTTGACCGGCGGCGCGGGAAACATCGCTGCCCATGTAGAGATCTCGGGCCGCAACGCAGGTGACTATGACATCGGCAATGGCTGGAGCGGCGGCGCGAGCGTGCCCGGCAGCTTCAATCGCACGAGCGGCGGTAGCCTCGGCCTGTCGTGGATCGGGTCGCAGGGCTATCTTGGCTTCTCCGTGACCCAGCAGAACGCCAAGTACGGACTGCCGGGCCACAACCACGATATTGAAGGCTGCCATCCGCATGGTGATCATCTGCACTGCGGATCGCACGACGGCCACGAACATGAGCACGAAGAACACGCCGCAGGCGACGTACCTGTGGTCGACATGCGCAGCAACCGCCTTGATGTGCGCGGGGAACTGCGCAATCCGTTCGCGGGTTTCAGCGTGATCCGCATGCGCGGCGGATTGACCGATTACCGCCACGATGAGATCGAGGATGGTGCCATCGGCACGACGTTCAAGAACAAGGCGTACGACCTGCGCGTGGAAGCCGAGCATCAACCGATTGCGGGTTGGAAGGGTGTGCTGGGTGTTCAGACTTCGCAGCGCAAGTTCAGCGCAGTCGGTGAGGAGGCCTATGTACAGCCAACGCTCACCCGCAAGACCGGGCTGTTCCTGCTTGAGGAATACCGCATCGACAACTGGCGCTTCGAGGCCGCGTTGCGCCACGACCGCCAGACCGCTGAGGCCGAGGACAGTCAGATCGAACGCAGCCACAACGGCACCTCGTTGTCTCTGGGGACGGTGTGGCGCTTTCAGCCCGGCTATGCCGCAGGCCTGACCTACAGCCGCGCCAGCCGCGCACCGACTGCGGAAGAGCTCTACGCGCGCGGTCTCCACATGGCAACCGCAACCTACGAGATCGGCAACACGGACCTTCGCAACGAAGTCTCGAACAACTTCGACCTTTCGCTCAGGAAGACCAGCGGACCAACCACGTTCGACGTGACCGCGTATCGCAACCGCATCAAGGGCTATATCTACGGACAGACGCTCGACGCGCAGGAAGGCGTGCAACTGTTGCAATACAGCCAGCGCGATGCGACTTTCACAGGCGTGGAGGCCAAGGTACGCCAGCAATTGCACAAAGCACTGGGCCTGACGGTGTTCGGTGATGTAGTGCGCGCCAAGCTCGACGACGGCAGCAATCTTCCGCGCATGGCGCCAGCGCGTCTTGGCGTGCGGCTCGATACGCAATGGCGCGAGTGGGATGGCAATGTCGAATGGGTGCAGGTGGCTCGCCAGAGCCGCGTGGCCGAATTTGAATCGCAGACACCCGGCTACGGCATGCTCAACGTGGGCGTCGCCTACAACGGCGGGCGCGGCACGCAGCATGAGTGGCAGGTCTACCTCAAGGCGCGTAACCTGACGAACCGACTGGCCTATTCGGCCACCTCGTTCATCAAGGACGCAGCGCCGCTGATGGGGCGCAACGTTGTGCTGGGGATGCGTGTGTCGTTCTGA
- the rpiA gene encoding ribose-5-phosphate isomerase RpiA gives MTTTTNSLSQDQLKTLVGQAALQYVVPDEIVGVGTGSTVNKFIDALATMKDQIRGAVSSSLASTERLQALGIKVFDANEVEALAVYIDGADEIDGKGYMVKGGGAALTREKIVAALAKQFVCIADESKLVDVLGEFPLPVEVIPMAAAQIQRRFEALGGTASIRQKDGKPLVTDNGQHIIDVRGLKINDPLEFESTVNQWPGVVTVGVFAHQKAGVCLLGTSSGVRTMTF, from the coding sequence ATGACGACAACAACCAACTCACTTTCTCAGGATCAACTCAAGACTTTGGTCGGTCAGGCCGCGCTGCAATACGTCGTGCCGGACGAAATCGTGGGCGTGGGCACCGGCTCGACGGTCAACAAGTTCATCGACGCGCTGGCCACCATGAAAGACCAGATTCGTGGTGCGGTCTCCAGCTCGCTCGCGAGCACCGAGCGTCTGCAGGCGCTCGGCATCAAGGTGTTCGACGCCAATGAAGTCGAGGCGCTGGCCGTCTACATCGACGGTGCGGACGAGATCGACGGCAAGGGTTACATGGTCAAGGGCGGCGGTGCGGCCCTCACACGCGAGAAGATCGTCGCAGCACTGGCCAAGCAGTTCGTCTGCATCGCCGACGAGTCCAAGCTGGTCGATGTGCTGGGCGAATTCCCGCTGCCCGTCGAGGTGATTCCGATGGCGGCTGCGCAAATTCAACGTCGCTTCGAGGCGCTCGGCGGCACGGCCAGCATCCGCCAGAAGGACGGCAAGCCGCTCGTGACCGACAACGGCCAGCACATCATCGACGTGCGGGGCCTGAAGATCAACGATCCGCTGGAATTCGAGAGCACCGTGAATCAGTGGCCCGGCGTGGTCACCGTCGGTGTGTTCGCACACCAGAAGGCGGGCGTCTGCCTGCTGGGCACGTCGTCTGGCGTGCGCACTATGACATTCTGA
- a CDS encoding TetR/AcrR family transcriptional regulator encodes MSSATESTTTKRGRRKEARPGELLEAALDLFVEKGYAATKVDEVAARAGVSKGTLFLYFPSKEELFKAVVRENISGRFAEWEAELTTFNGTCSEMVEYAFNAWWERIGSTKASGLGKLMMSEVNNFPEIALFYRNEVVLPAQGLIRKMLQLGMDSGEFRQLDIDYAIYLFEAPLMQLDLMLSSRSMCIVNPENFDPVKYLQMHAENLLLGLRPRAA; translated from the coding sequence ATGTCCTCAGCCACTGAAAGCACCACCACCAAACGCGGCCGCCGCAAGGAAGCCCGTCCCGGTGAGCTGCTTGAGGCCGCGCTCGACCTGTTCGTCGAAAAGGGTTATGCCGCCACCAAGGTCGACGAGGTCGCAGCTCGCGCCGGGGTGTCCAAGGGCACGCTGTTTCTCTATTTTCCGAGCAAGGAAGAGCTGTTCAAGGCCGTGGTGCGCGAAAACATCTCGGGCCGTTTCGCCGAGTGGGAGGCCGAGCTGACCACCTTCAACGGCACCTGCAGCGAAATGGTGGAGTACGCCTTCAACGCCTGGTGGGAGCGCATCGGCTCGACCAAGGCCAGCGGCCTTGGCAAGCTGATGATGTCGGAGGTGAACAACTTTCCCGAGATCGCCCTCTTCTACCGCAACGAGGTGGTGCTGCCCGCGCAGGGACTGATCCGCAAGATGCTCCAACTCGGTATGGATTCAGGCGAGTTCCGCCAACTCGATATCGACTATGCGATCTATCTGTTCGAGGCACCGCTGATGCAGCTCGATCTGATGCTCTCCTCGCGCTCGATGTGCATCGTCAACCCGGAAAATTTCGACCCTGTGAAGTACCTGCAGATGCATGCAGAAAACCTGTTGCTGGGTTTGCGCCCGCGAGCGGCCTAG
- a CDS encoding AEC family transporter, with product MLSSLIPVLFCIALGWLVARIGWVRDAAIKDLSNLVFLVLTPALLFRTMGQVRLQELDFKPVVLYFAAVTILFVGTLLVRGFSKRAAAEALSCVFSNTVMIGVPITQFVFGDSALIVLFTLVSLHSLILLTSATLIFELAETREATARGDETPRPLWRTLLQAARKSIIHPVPLPILIGLVFAQTGLQLPAGLDKGLQMIGNALSPMALLLVGISLAYTHIGSNLRTALTIAFVKNLVMPALVLAIAPLLGVSGLPLAVMFVIAAMPVGANVFYFTQRYGVMQQEVSASIAASTLLSLATLPLAIWISHIIQP from the coding sequence ATGCTTTCATCGCTGATCCCCGTTCTGTTCTGCATCGCCCTCGGCTGGTTGGTGGCACGCATAGGCTGGGTTCGGGATGCGGCCATCAAGGATCTGAGCAACCTGGTCTTTCTGGTGCTCACGCCCGCGCTGCTGTTCCGCACCATGGGCCAGGTGCGGCTGCAGGAGCTGGACTTCAAACCCGTCGTTCTCTATTTCGCGGCAGTGACGATCCTGTTCGTCGGCACGCTGCTGGTACGCGGCTTTTCCAAGCGCGCGGCGGCCGAGGCGCTGTCCTGCGTCTTCAGTAACACGGTGATGATCGGCGTGCCGATCACCCAGTTTGTTTTCGGCGATTCGGCGCTGATCGTGCTGTTCACGCTGGTGTCGCTGCACTCACTGATTCTGTTGACCTCGGCCACGTTGATCTTTGAGCTGGCCGAAACCCGCGAGGCCACCGCGCGCGGCGATGAAACACCGAGACCGCTGTGGCGCACGTTGTTGCAGGCCGCGCGCAAGAGCATCATTCATCCGGTGCCACTGCCGATTCTGATCGGCCTTGTGTTCGCGCAGACTGGGCTGCAACTTCCCGCCGGGCTCGACAAGGGCCTGCAGATGATCGGCAACGCGCTGAGCCCCATGGCGCTGCTGCTGGTTGGCATTTCGCTGGCCTACACCCACATCGGCAGCAATCTGCGCACGGCTTTGACGATTGCGTTCGTGAAGAACCTGGTCATGCCCGCGCTGGTGCTTGCGATTGCGCCGTTGCTTGGTGTGTCGGGCCTGCCGCTGGCGGTGATGTTCGTGATCGCCGCCATGCCCGTCGGCGCGAACGTGTTTTATTTCACGCAGCGCTATGGTGTGATGCAGCAGGAGGTCTCTGCGAGCATCGCCGCATCGACGCTGCTCTCGCTCGCCACGCTGCCGCTCGCCATCTGGATCTCCCACATCATTCAGCCCTGA
- a CDS encoding rhodanese-like domain-containing protein, protein MIAHIRPNQLADWIAAAPEGARPLVLDVREAWELQTASITPADFELVTIPMGEITARLAELDPARPVACLCHHGMRSLRVAGFLEHQGFEHVANITGGIDAWSAEVAPSVPRY, encoded by the coding sequence ATGATTGCCCACATTCGCCCCAACCAACTCGCCGACTGGATCGCCGCCGCACCCGAGGGTGCCCGTCCACTCGTGCTGGACGTGCGCGAAGCGTGGGAACTGCAGACCGCGAGCATCACGCCCGCAGACTTTGAACTCGTCACGATCCCGATGGGCGAAATCACCGCCCGCCTCGCCGAACTCGACCCAGCGCGCCCCGTGGCCTGCCTGTGTCACCACGGCATGCGCAGCCTGCGTGTGGCGGGCTTTCTCGAACATCAGGGTTTTGAGCATGTCGCCAACATCACCGGAGGCATCGACGCCTGGTCAGCCGAAGTGGCCCCGTCAGTTCCCCGGTATTGA
- a CDS encoding TolC family outer membrane protein — protein MPFLPSSLRKLPLTLSLAVAASALTAQAAQAQSLFELVEQARGYDAPWQSAKAQYDATVSRGQQARAGLLPSVAAQAGVSTAHTQYRVKTPTMTAQNFDLHGPSQQAAIVASQPLFRPANRIAFQQGQRGVEIAQAQLDAADQDLLIRVSQAYFDVLAAQDTLNVVQTQKKAISEQLASAKSNFELGNATITDSREAQARHDLASAQEIAATNDLQVKKLALDQIVGRVGIAPLPLAHPVVLPVVEPSDITQWVDTAESTQPVVRQAQIALDVARLETKKAETGHLPTVDLQASYGMQRNPNGMTSQPFVHSRATSASVGVALNMPLFAGFAVQNRVKETLSLEEKAQADLDNARRNVAQASRAAYLGVQSGMGQVKALEAAVASSQSALDANRLGYQVGVRVNIDILNAQSQLYQTQRDLAKARYDVLMGQLKLRQAAGILGDEDIAKVDGLLMK, from the coding sequence ATGCCCTTTTTGCCGTCCTCGTTGCGCAAGCTCCCACTGACCCTGTCACTCGCGGTCGCTGCCAGTGCCCTCACCGCGCAGGCCGCTCAGGCGCAAAGCCTCTTCGAACTGGTTGAACAAGCCCGTGGCTACGACGCCCCATGGCAGTCCGCCAAGGCGCAATACGACGCCACGGTGAGCCGGGGCCAACAGGCCCGAGCAGGGCTGCTTCCGAGCGTTGCAGCGCAGGCCGGAGTCAGCACCGCGCACACGCAGTACCGCGTCAAGACGCCTACGATGACGGCGCAGAATTTCGATCTGCACGGCCCATCGCAGCAGGCCGCCATCGTCGCCAGCCAGCCGCTGTTCCGCCCCGCCAACCGCATCGCCTTCCAGCAAGGTCAACGCGGCGTGGAGATCGCGCAGGCACAGCTCGACGCGGCCGACCAGGATTTGCTGATCCGCGTGAGCCAGGCCTACTTCGATGTGCTCGCCGCACAGGACACGCTCAACGTCGTGCAGACGCAGAAGAAGGCGATTTCCGAGCAGCTCGCATCAGCCAAGAGCAACTTCGAGCTCGGCAACGCGACCATCACCGACTCGCGCGAAGCGCAGGCGCGCCACGATCTCGCCAGCGCACAGGAGATCGCCGCGACCAACGACCTGCAGGTCAAGAAGCTTGCGCTCGATCAGATCGTTGGCCGAGTGGGCATCGCGCCTCTGCCACTGGCCCATCCCGTCGTCCTCCCCGTTGTGGAGCCCTCGGACATCACTCAGTGGGTGGACACGGCCGAGTCCACTCAACCCGTCGTGCGTCAGGCGCAGATTGCGCTAGACGTCGCGCGCCTTGAAACAAAGAAGGCCGAAACCGGCCATCTGCCCACGGTCGATCTGCAGGCCAGCTACGGAATGCAGCGCAACCCAAACGGCATGACCTCGCAACCTTTCGTGCACTCGCGCGCGACCAGCGCAAGCGTGGGTGTGGCGCTCAACATGCCGCTGTTTGCAGGCTTTGCGGTGCAGAACCGGGTGAAGGAAACCCTGTCGCTCGAAGAAAAGGCCCAGGCTGATCTCGACAACGCCCGCCGCAACGTCGCGCAGGCCTCGCGTGCCGCCTATCTGGGCGTGCAGTCCGGCATGGGCCAGGTCAAGGCGCTGGAAGCCGCGGTCGCGTCCAGCCAGAGCGCACTCGATGCCAACCGACTCGGCTACCAAGTCGGAGTGCGGGTGAACATCGACATCCTCAACGCGCAAAGCCAGCTCTACCAGACCCAACGCGATCTCGCCAAGGCGCGCTATGACGTGCTGATGGGCCAGCTCAAGCTGCGCCAAGCCGCAGGCATTCTGGGCGATGAGGACATCGCCAAGGTTGATGGACTGCTGATGAAGTGA